From Deferrisoma camini S3R1, the proteins below share one genomic window:
- the gatA gene encoding Asp-tRNA(Asn)/Glu-tRNA(Gln) amidotransferase subunit GatA encodes MELVGRTIRELRDLLDRGEITSEELTRAYLDRIEEWNPRINAYITVTAELALEMARAADQRIRSGRAGPLTGIPVGLKDLLVTEGVRTTCGSRILEGFVPPYDGTAVARLRQAGAVFLGKLNMDEFAMGSSNETSAFGPVRNPWDPERVPGGSSGGSAAAVAAGLTAAALGSDTGGSIRQPAALCGVVGLKPTYGRVSRYGLVAFASSLDQIGPLTADVADAGWVLEAIAGHDPLDSTSIDRPVPALRDLQPEVKGLRVGVPREYFIEGLDPEVEAAVRRAVGVLEDLGAEVREVSLPHTAYAVATYYLIAPAEASSNLARYDGVKYGLRVAGEDLIDTYRKTRAAGFGPEVKRRIMLGTYALSAGYYDAYYLKAQKVRARVAEDFRSAFQQVDVIACPTTPTPAFRLGEKVDDPLQMYLNDIFTIPANLAGLPGISVPCGFTAQGLPVGFQLLAGPFEEETLLRAAHAYERAAGIERPKPALG; translated from the coding sequence ATGGAACTGGTGGGACGGACCATACGCGAACTGCGGGACCTCCTCGACCGGGGCGAGATCACCAGCGAGGAGCTCACCCGGGCCTACCTGGACCGGATCGAGGAGTGGAACCCGCGGATCAACGCCTACATCACGGTCACGGCCGAGCTCGCCCTGGAGATGGCCCGGGCCGCGGACCAGCGGATCCGTAGCGGCCGGGCCGGGCCCCTCACGGGGATCCCGGTGGGGCTCAAGGACCTGCTGGTCACCGAGGGGGTGCGCACCACCTGCGGCTCCCGGATCCTGGAGGGCTTCGTGCCCCCCTACGACGGCACGGCCGTGGCCCGGCTGCGGCAGGCCGGGGCCGTGTTCCTGGGCAAGCTGAACATGGACGAGTTCGCCATGGGCTCGTCCAACGAGACCTCGGCCTTCGGCCCCGTGCGCAACCCCTGGGACCCCGAGCGGGTGCCGGGGGGATCGAGCGGGGGGAGCGCCGCGGCCGTGGCCGCCGGCCTCACCGCGGCCGCCCTGGGGTCGGACACCGGCGGATCGATCCGCCAGCCCGCGGCCCTGTGCGGCGTGGTGGGGCTCAAGCCCACCTACGGCCGGGTGAGCCGGTACGGGCTGGTGGCGTTCGCCTCGAGCCTGGACCAGATCGGCCCCCTGACCGCGGACGTGGCCGACGCGGGGTGGGTGCTGGAGGCGATCGCCGGCCACGACCCCCTGGACTCCACCAGCATCGACCGGCCGGTGCCGGCCCTGCGGGACCTGCAGCCGGAGGTGAAGGGCCTCAGGGTCGGGGTTCCCCGGGAGTACTTCATCGAGGGGCTCGATCCCGAGGTGGAGGCGGCGGTGCGCCGGGCCGTCGGGGTGCTGGAGGACCTGGGCGCCGAGGTGCGGGAGGTGAGCCTGCCCCACACGGCGTACGCCGTGGCCACCTACTACCTCATCGCCCCGGCCGAGGCGAGCTCGAACCTGGCCCGGTACGACGGGGTGAAGTACGGCCTGCGGGTGGCCGGCGAGGACCTGATCGACACCTACCGCAAGACCCGGGCCGCCGGGTTCGGGCCGGAGGTGAAGCGCCGGATCATGCTGGGCACCTACGCCCTGTCGGCGGGGTACTACGACGCGTACTACCTGAAGGCCCAGAAGGTCCGGGCCCGGGTGGCCGAGGACTTCCGCAGCGCGTTCCAGCAGGTGGACGTGATCGCCTGCCCGACCACGCCCACGCCGGCGTTCCGGCTGGGCGAGAAGGTGGACGACCCCCTGCAGATGTATCTGAACGACATCTTCACGATCCCGGCGAACCTGGCCGGGCTGCCCGGGATCAGCGTGCCGTGCGGGTTCACGGCCCAGGGCCTGCCGGTGGGGTTCCAGCTGCTGGCCGGCCCGTTCGAGGAGGAGACCCTGCTGCGGGCGGCCCATGCCTACGAGCGGGCCGCCGGGATCGAGCGGCCGAAGCCGGCCCTCGGGTAG
- the gatB gene encoding Asp-tRNA(Asn)/Glu-tRNA(Gln) amidotransferase subunit GatB, whose product MAWEMVVGLEVHAQLLTETKIFCGCSARFGAEPNSQVCPVCMGLPGALPVLNRKVVEYTLKVALATHCRVAPFSRFARKNYFYPDLPKGYQISQYELPILEHGWLEVTGADGGTKRVGITRIHMEEDAGKLLHPETPGADYSLVDLNRACVPLIEIVSEPDIRSPKEASEYVRRLREILVYLGVCDGNMNEGSLRVDANVSVRPKGETRLGTRTEIKNLNSFKFLEQALAYEAERQIDLLETGGEVVQETRLFDSQKGITLSMRSKEEAHDYRYFPDPDLPPVVIDPDWIERVQADLPELPDDKRRRFQSEYGLPAQDADLLCQSRDLADYFEATVRLHHDPKAVANWIMGYVLRELNKEGAPPIIEAPVTPEHLAGMLDLVKKGEISTNIAKTVFDEMWATGKPPGVVVEEKGLRQITDTSAIEALVDEVLARNPKEVEAYRAGKTKLLGFFVGQVMRATKGKANPQAVNRLVREKLEAGS is encoded by the coding sequence ATGGCGTGGGAAATGGTTGTGGGCCTTGAGGTCCACGCGCAGCTTCTGACCGAGACCAAGATCTTCTGCGGGTGCTCCGCCCGGTTCGGGGCCGAGCCCAACTCCCAGGTGTGCCCGGTGTGCATGGGGCTGCCGGGCGCGCTCCCCGTGCTGAACCGGAAGGTGGTGGAGTACACCCTCAAGGTGGCCCTGGCCACCCACTGCCGGGTGGCCCCGTTCAGCCGGTTCGCCCGGAAGAACTACTTCTACCCCGACCTCCCCAAGGGCTACCAGATCAGCCAGTACGAGCTGCCGATCCTCGAGCACGGCTGGCTCGAGGTCACGGGCGCCGACGGCGGGACCAAGAGGGTCGGCATCACCCGGATCCACATGGAGGAGGACGCGGGCAAGCTCCTCCACCCCGAGACCCCGGGCGCCGACTATAGCCTGGTGGACCTGAACCGGGCCTGCGTGCCGCTCATCGAGATCGTGAGCGAGCCGGACATCCGAAGCCCCAAAGAGGCGTCGGAGTACGTGCGCAGGCTCCGGGAGATCCTGGTGTACCTGGGGGTGTGCGACGGCAACATGAACGAGGGCAGCCTGCGGGTGGACGCCAACGTGTCCGTGCGGCCCAAGGGGGAGACCCGGCTCGGCACCCGCACCGAGATCAAGAACCTCAACTCGTTCAAGTTCCTGGAGCAGGCCCTTGCCTACGAGGCGGAGCGGCAGATCGACCTGCTGGAGACGGGGGGCGAGGTGGTCCAGGAGACCCGGCTGTTCGACAGCCAGAAGGGCATCACCCTGTCCATGCGCTCCAAGGAGGAGGCCCACGACTACCGGTACTTCCCGGACCCGGACCTGCCGCCGGTGGTGATTGACCCGGACTGGATCGAGCGGGTCCAGGCCGACCTGCCCGAGCTCCCGGACGACAAGCGCCGCCGGTTCCAGAGCGAGTACGGGCTGCCCGCCCAGGACGCCGACCTGCTGTGCCAGAGCCGCGACCTGGCCGACTACTTCGAGGCCACGGTCCGGCTCCACCACGACCCCAAGGCCGTGGCGAACTGGATCATGGGCTACGTGCTCCGGGAGTTGAACAAGGAGGGCGCCCCGCCGATCATCGAGGCGCCGGTGACCCCCGAGCACCTGGCCGGCATGCTCGACCTGGTGAAGAAGGGCGAGATCTCCACCAACATCGCCAAGACCGTGTTCGACGAGATGTGGGCCACGGGCAAGCCCCCCGGCGTGGTGGTGGAGGAGAAGGGGCTCAGGCAGATCACGGACACCTCGGCCATCGAGGCCCTGGTGGACGAGGTGCTGGCCCGGAACCCCAAGGAGGTGGAGGCGTACCGGGCCGGGAAGACCAAGCTTCTCGGGTTCTTCGTGGGTCAGGTGATGCGGGCCACCAAGGGCAAGGCCAACCCCCAGGCGGTGAACCGGCTGGTGCGCGAGAAGCTGGAGGCCGGGTCGTGA
- the mtnA gene encoding S-methyl-5-thioribose-1-phosphate isomerase, protein MSGFRAVEWTGEAVRLLDQRRLPTEETYHDYTDPEAVAVAIEQMVVRGAPAIGVTAAYGVALAARRWAGATAAEFRSAMESVFERFARTRPTAVNLFWALDRMRRAAQGAPDPARAAEALEVEARAIEAEDLEACRAMGRLGAELLTDPATVLTHCNAGALATAGYGTALGVIRAAAEAGKRVRVLADETRPFLQGARLTAWELRKDGIPVTLITDGMAGYRMKRGGVDAVVVGADRITRSGDVANKIGTYTLAVLAREHGVPFYVAAPLSTVDFELSSGDEIPIEERDPAEVTHCGGTRVAPEGVEVWNPAFDVTPARLVTAIVTERGVARPPYTESLDALRR, encoded by the coding sequence GTGAGCGGGTTCCGGGCCGTGGAGTGGACCGGCGAGGCGGTGCGGCTGCTGGACCAGCGCCGGCTTCCCACCGAGGAGACCTACCACGACTACACCGACCCCGAGGCCGTGGCCGTGGCCATCGAGCAGATGGTGGTGCGGGGGGCGCCGGCCATCGGGGTGACCGCGGCCTACGGGGTGGCGCTGGCGGCCCGGAGATGGGCCGGGGCGACGGCGGCGGAGTTCCGCTCGGCCATGGAGAGCGTGTTCGAGCGGTTCGCCCGCACCCGGCCCACCGCCGTGAACCTGTTCTGGGCCCTCGACCGGATGCGGCGGGCGGCCCAGGGGGCCCCGGACCCGGCCCGGGCGGCCGAGGCCCTGGAGGTCGAGGCCCGGGCCATCGAGGCCGAGGACCTCGAGGCCTGCCGGGCCATGGGACGGCTCGGGGCGGAGCTGCTCACCGACCCGGCCACCGTGCTGACCCACTGCAACGCCGGCGCCCTGGCCACCGCCGGCTACGGCACCGCCCTGGGCGTGATCCGGGCCGCGGCCGAGGCGGGCAAGCGCGTCCGGGTGCTGGCCGACGAGACCCGGCCGTTCCTCCAGGGAGCCCGGCTGACCGCCTGGGAACTCCGGAAGGACGGCATCCCGGTGACCCTCATCACCGACGGCATGGCCGGGTACCGGATGAAACGCGGCGGCGTGGACGCGGTGGTGGTGGGCGCCGATCGGATCACCCGCTCCGGCGACGTGGCCAACAAGATCGGCACCTACACCCTGGCCGTGCTGGCCCGGGAGCACGGGGTGCCGTTCTACGTGGCCGCCCCCCTCTCCACCGTGGACTTCGAGCTCTCGTCGGGCGACGAGATCCCCATCGAGGAGCGGGACCCGGCCGAGGTGACCCACTGCGGGGGCACGCGGGTCGCGCCCGAGGGGGTGGAGGTGTGGAACCCGGCCTTCGACGTGACCCCGGCCCGCTTGGTGACGGCCATCGTCACGGAACGGGGCGTGGCCCGACCACCTTACACCGAGTCGCTGGACGCCCTGCGGCGTTGA
- a CDS encoding outer membrane protein assembly factor BamD produces the protein MIRSARTLLCLVLGIALAGCWGTQRLEDLSPAELYAMAQRAVEKYRYEEAQKLIDRIRDDHPFSKFATEAELLEADMLFRQEKFEEAAAAYRGFEELHPTYPKLDYVIFRRGLCYYNLSQPPDRDQEPTHRALEAFQKLLYARPKSQYAAEAQEKVKELRQRLAEHEMYVARYYLRKKRYSAALGRLQELVRSYPDSPLRDQALALALEIQPKAEREKVGEDE, from the coding sequence GTGATCCGATCCGCCCGTACCCTCCTCTGCCTCGTTCTCGGCATCGCCCTCGCGGGGTGCTGGGGCACCCAGCGGCTGGAGGACCTCTCCCCTGCCGAGCTCTACGCCATGGCCCAGAGGGCCGTGGAGAAGTACCGGTACGAAGAGGCCCAGAAGCTGATCGACCGCATCCGCGACGACCACCCGTTCTCTAAGTTCGCCACCGAGGCGGAGCTGCTCGAGGCGGACATGCTGTTCCGCCAGGAGAAGTTCGAGGAGGCGGCCGCCGCGTACCGGGGGTTCGAGGAACTCCACCCCACCTACCCGAAGCTGGACTACGTGATCTTTCGGCGGGGCTTGTGCTACTACAACCTGAGCCAGCCCCCCGACCGGGACCAAGAGCCCACCCACCGGGCCCTGGAGGCGTTCCAGAAGCTGCTGTACGCCCGCCCCAAGAGCCAATACGCGGCCGAGGCCCAGGAAAAGGTAAAGGAGCTGCGCCAGCGCCTGGCCGAGCACGAGATGTACGTGGCCCGGTACTACCTGCGGAAGAAGCGATACTCCGCGGCCCTGGGACGGCTCCAGGAGCTGGTGCGCTCGTACCCGGACTCACCCCTGCGCGACCAGGCCCTGGCCCTGGCGTTGGAGATCCAACCGAAGGCCGAGAGGGAGAAGGTGGGGGAGGATGAGTAG
- a CDS encoding tetratricopeptide repeat protein — translation MDSAIVELTHLGREAFNDGRYEEAERYLRKLLDMDCRFADIFNMLGAIAFQKGDREGAVGLFQEALDVNPHYTEALLNMAVALNDLGRYDEAERAFEKARRASRVDQGTVDPYIKGRLANVHADIGEIYHSLGMLAEAEAEYRKALSLGPTFPDLRTRVGVLFRDMGRYDDAVAEFRRVKEEHPHYTEAGIQLGITYYSRGQVDLAVEEWNGVLERSPDNPKALMYLRLAEREQV, via the coding sequence GTGGACTCGGCGATCGTGGAGCTCACCCACCTTGGGCGCGAGGCGTTCAACGACGGCCGGTACGAAGAGGCCGAACGCTACCTGCGCAAACTTCTCGACATGGACTGCCGGTTCGCCGACATCTTCAACATGCTGGGGGCCATCGCGTTCCAGAAGGGCGACCGGGAGGGGGCGGTGGGGCTGTTCCAGGAGGCCCTGGACGTCAACCCCCACTACACCGAGGCGCTCCTGAACATGGCCGTGGCTTTGAACGACCTGGGCCGGTACGACGAGGCGGAGCGGGCCTTCGAGAAGGCCCGGAGGGCCTCCCGGGTGGACCAGGGCACGGTGGACCCGTACATCAAGGGGCGCCTGGCCAACGTGCACGCCGACATCGGCGAGATCTACCACAGCCTGGGCATGCTGGCCGAGGCCGAGGCGGAGTACCGCAAGGCCCTGTCCCTGGGCCCCACCTTCCCGGACCTGCGCACCCGGGTGGGCGTGCTGTTCCGGGACATGGGGCGCTACGACGACGCCGTGGCCGAGTTCCGGCGGGTCAAGGAGGAGCACCCCCATTACACCGAGGCCGGCATCCAGCTGGGCATCACCTACTACAGCCGGGGCCAGGTGGATCTGGCCGTGGAGGAGTGGAACGGGGTGCTGGAACGCTCGCCCGACAACCCCAAGGCCTTGATGTACCTGCGGCTCGCCGAGCGCGAGCAGGTGTGA
- a CDS encoding Rne/Rng family ribonuclease — translation MSKEIIINATPQDTRVALLENKVLAELYIEHVKDRRVVGNIYKGRVVRVLPGMQAAFVDIGLEKAAFLYVSDVYSDIQEYAEMFGLDEDGDVPLRPPKPAAPIEDLLHEGQEVLVQVAKEPLGRKGARITQFVSLPGRNVVYLPHVNHIGVSRRITDEEERAALREMVAELRTGPGGFIVRTAAEGCTADDLKPEMEFLTRLWDDVVQRAARVSAPNLLHCDLDISFRAIRDLYTPEVRRIVVDSAEEYKKILEFVGTYVPQARPLVELYNRPEPIFSFYDIEIEISKALERRVWLKSGGYIVIERTEALTAIDVNTGSYVGKRNLEETILKTNLEAAREIAYQLRLRNIGGIIIIDFIDMEVEENRRKVFETLESELRRDRAKTNLLQISSLGLVEMTRKRVHEDLGRMLCEPCPYCEGKGYVRSRSTVAYDVFREIRRRRHGIASDTIVVEAHPDVVHYLYDEERSGLEALEQTLGKQIVLKARPHLHQEEFRIGEGKG, via the coding sequence CTGTCGAAAGAGATCATCATCAACGCCACGCCCCAGGACACCCGGGTGGCCCTGCTGGAGAACAAGGTCCTGGCCGAGCTCTACATCGAGCACGTCAAGGACCGAAGGGTGGTGGGCAACATCTACAAGGGCCGCGTGGTGCGGGTGTTGCCGGGCATGCAGGCCGCGTTCGTGGACATCGGCCTCGAGAAGGCGGCGTTCCTGTACGTGTCGGACGTGTACTCCGACATCCAGGAGTACGCGGAGATGTTCGGCCTGGACGAGGACGGAGACGTCCCCCTGCGTCCCCCCAAGCCCGCGGCCCCCATCGAGGATCTGCTCCACGAGGGCCAGGAGGTGTTGGTTCAGGTGGCCAAGGAGCCCCTGGGGCGCAAGGGCGCCCGGATCACCCAGTTCGTGAGCCTGCCGGGCCGCAACGTGGTGTACCTGCCCCACGTGAACCACATCGGGGTGTCTCGCCGGATCACCGACGAGGAGGAGCGGGCCGCCCTGCGGGAGATGGTGGCCGAGCTGCGCACGGGGCCCGGCGGGTTCATCGTGCGCACCGCGGCCGAGGGGTGCACCGCCGACGACCTGAAGCCCGAGATGGAGTTCCTGACCCGGCTGTGGGACGACGTGGTCCAGCGGGCGGCCCGGGTGTCGGCCCCCAACCTGCTCCACTGCGACCTGGACATCTCGTTCCGGGCCATCCGCGACCTGTACACCCCCGAGGTGCGCCGGATCGTGGTGGACTCGGCCGAGGAGTACAAAAAGATCCTGGAGTTCGTCGGCACCTACGTGCCCCAGGCGCGCCCGCTGGTGGAGCTCTACAACCGGCCCGAGCCGATCTTCAGCTTCTACGACATCGAGATCGAGATCTCCAAGGCCCTGGAGCGGCGGGTGTGGCTCAAGAGCGGGGGCTACATCGTGATCGAGCGCACCGAGGCCCTCACGGCCATCGACGTGAACACCGGCTCCTACGTGGGCAAGCGCAACCTGGAGGAGACCATCCTCAAGACGAACCTGGAGGCGGCCCGGGAGATCGCCTACCAGCTCCGGCTCCGGAACATCGGGGGCATCATCATCATCGATTTCATCGACATGGAAGTGGAGGAGAACCGCCGCAAGGTGTTCGAGACCCTGGAGTCGGAGCTGCGGAGGGACCGGGCCAAGACGAACCTGCTGCAGATCTCCAGCCTAGGCCTGGTGGAGATGACCCGCAAGAGGGTCCACGAGGATCTGGGCCGGATGCTGTGCGAGCCGTGCCCCTACTGCGAGGGCAAGGGGTACGTGCGGTCCCGGTCCACGGTGGCCTACGACGTGTTCCGCGAGATCCGGCGCCGTCGTCACGGGATCGCCTCGGACACGATCGTGGTGGAGGCCCACCCCGACGTGGTCCACTACCTCTACGACGAGGAGCGCTCAGGGCTCGAGGCCCTGGAGCAGACCCTGGGCAAGCAGATCGTGCTCAAGGCTCGGCCCCACCTGCACCAGGAGGAGTTCCGGATCGGGGAGGGGAAAGGTTAG
- a CDS encoding TIGR03960 family B12-binding radical SAM protein, which produces MRYGRALLEVEKPGRYEGLEVGAVVKDWGGAGVRVALCFPDVYEIGMSHLGLQILYHTLNREEGVLAERAFAPWHDMEALLRRRGWPLVTRESGRPLVEFDLVGFTLPYELSITNVLLMLDLGGVPLRAADRGPGHPLVIAGGPVCANPEPFADFFDAFFVGDGEEAVVELARALEGAGPDREARLQALSRVEGVYVPARTRPRFEAGRFAGFDPAMRVRRRVLPDLAAWPPPTRPVVPFISTIHDRLAVEVCRGCTRGCRFCQAGFYYRPVRERPADQVARAVAGGVEQSGYDEVGLLSLSTGDYSSIGPLLVRLMREHGGRQTAVSLPSLRVDSLDDRVLEEIRRVRKTGFTLAPEAGSERLRRVINKNITEAEIFGAVHKVFAAGWKGLKLYFMVGLPTETAEDRQAIVELVRRIAKAAPKGRGRVGVSISNFVPKPHTPFQWARQIGVAEIEEIQAFFKKNLRRGAVDLRWHDARMSVLEGVIARGDRRLGRVIEAAYRNGCRMDAWTGEFRWQTWETAFREAGLRVEEFLAERDPAAPQPWDVVDLGADPAFLRTEWERALRAEPTPDCRGGRCQGCGLCDFDRVKPRVADPVPYPPPAEPAPPKPEDLSQVPRIRFRFSKQGPASFLAHLETVTALHRALRAAGVDVVYSRGHHPQPRIVLGPALPLGTESRAELADLKVWTVPLLPETQARMNASLPEGLRVEALWVIGPDTKGLTGGGTVEEYEVVPTAEAAAAVGERSGWRERIGAFWAVAEFPVVKHRKNKADRVLDARRYVEGLWEEEGRLHVRIRRAENGTAVTPEDLVHRLAGLAEGVRACDRIVKVRMRLS; this is translated from the coding sequence ATGAGGTACGGACGCGCACTGCTCGAAGTGGAGAAGCCCGGCCGGTACGAGGGGCTCGAGGTCGGCGCCGTGGTCAAGGACTGGGGCGGGGCCGGGGTGCGGGTGGCCCTGTGCTTCCCCGACGTGTACGAGATCGGCATGAGCCACCTGGGGCTCCAGATCCTGTACCACACCCTGAACCGGGAGGAGGGGGTCCTGGCCGAGCGGGCCTTCGCCCCCTGGCACGACATGGAGGCCCTGCTGCGGCGCCGGGGCTGGCCCCTGGTCACCCGGGAGTCGGGCCGGCCGCTGGTGGAGTTCGACCTGGTGGGGTTCACCCTGCCCTACGAGCTGTCGATCACCAACGTGCTATTGATGCTCGACCTGGGCGGGGTGCCGCTCCGGGCCGCCGACCGGGGCCCCGGCCATCCCCTGGTGATCGCGGGGGGGCCGGTGTGCGCCAACCCCGAGCCGTTCGCCGATTTCTTCGACGCGTTTTTCGTGGGCGACGGCGAGGAGGCCGTGGTGGAGCTGGCCCGGGCCCTGGAGGGGGCGGGGCCGGATCGGGAGGCGAGGCTCCAGGCCCTGTCGCGGGTCGAGGGGGTGTACGTGCCGGCCCGAACTCGGCCGCGGTTCGAGGCCGGCCGGTTCGCCGGGTTCGACCCCGCGATGCGGGTGAGGCGGCGGGTGCTGCCGGACCTCGCGGCCTGGCCTCCGCCGACCCGGCCGGTGGTGCCGTTTATCTCCACGATCCACGACCGGCTCGCCGTGGAGGTCTGCCGAGGGTGCACCCGGGGGTGCCGGTTCTGCCAGGCCGGGTTCTACTACCGGCCCGTGAGGGAGCGGCCGGCCGACCAGGTGGCCCGGGCCGTGGCCGGGGGCGTCGAGCAGAGCGGGTACGACGAGGTGGGGCTGTTGTCCCTGTCCACCGGGGACTACTCGTCGATCGGGCCGCTCCTGGTGCGGCTCATGCGCGAGCACGGCGGGCGGCAGACCGCGGTGAGCCTGCCGAGCCTGCGGGTCGACAGCCTGGACGACCGGGTGCTCGAGGAGATCCGCCGGGTGCGCAAGACGGGGTTCACCCTGGCCCCCGAGGCCGGGTCCGAGCGGCTGCGACGGGTCATCAACAAGAACATCACCGAGGCCGAGATCTTCGGGGCGGTCCACAAGGTGTTCGCGGCGGGCTGGAAGGGGCTGAAGCTCTACTTCATGGTGGGGTTGCCCACCGAGACCGCCGAGGACCGCCAGGCCATCGTGGAGCTGGTGCGCCGGATCGCCAAGGCCGCGCCCAAGGGCAGGGGCAGGGTGGGCGTGAGCATCTCGAACTTCGTGCCCAAGCCCCACACGCCCTTCCAGTGGGCCCGGCAGATCGGGGTGGCCGAGATCGAGGAGATCCAGGCGTTCTTCAAGAAGAACCTGCGGCGGGGGGCGGTGGACCTGCGTTGGCACGACGCCCGGATGAGCGTGCTCGAGGGGGTGATTGCCCGGGGCGACCGGCGCCTGGGCCGGGTGATCGAGGCGGCCTACCGCAACGGATGCCGCATGGACGCCTGGACCGGCGAGTTCCGGTGGCAGACCTGGGAGACCGCGTTCCGGGAGGCCGGGCTGCGGGTCGAGGAGTTCCTGGCCGAGCGGGATCCTGCCGCGCCCCAGCCTTGGGACGTGGTGGACCTGGGCGCGGACCCCGCGTTCCTGCGGACCGAGTGGGAGCGCGCCCTGCGGGCCGAGCCCACCCCGGACTGCCGGGGCGGCCGGTGCCAGGGGTGCGGCCTGTGCGACTTCGACCGGGTGAAGCCCCGGGTGGCTGACCCGGTTCCCTACCCGCCGCCGGCCGAGCCTGCGCCGCCGAAGCCCGAGGATCTGTCGCAGGTCCCCCGGATCCGGTTCCGGTTCTCCAAGCAGGGCCCGGCCTCGTTCCTGGCCCATCTGGAGACGGTGACCGCTCTGCACCGGGCGTTGCGGGCGGCCGGGGTGGACGTGGTGTACTCCCGCGGGCACCATCCCCAGCCCCGGATCGTGCTGGGGCCGGCGCTTCCGCTGGGCACCGAGAGCCGGGCCGAGCTGGCGGACCTGAAGGTGTGGACCGTGCCGCTCCTGCCCGAGACCCAGGCCCGCATGAACGCCAGCCTGCCCGAAGGGCTCAGGGTGGAGGCCCTGTGGGTGATCGGCCCGGACACCAAGGGGCTGACCGGGGGGGGCACGGTGGAGGAGTACGAGGTGGTGCCCACGGCCGAGGCGGCCGCGGCCGTGGGGGAGCGCTCCGGCTGGCGGGAGCGGATCGGGGCGTTCTGGGCCGTGGCCGAGTTCCCGGTGGTCAAGCACCGCAAGAACAAGGCCGATCGGGTGCTGGACGCCCGGCGGTACGTGGAGGGCCTTTGGGAGGAGGAGGGGCGGCTGCACGTGCGGATTCGCCGGGCCGAAAACGGCACCGCGGTCACGCCCGAGGATCTGGTGCACCGCCTGGCAGGCCTGGCCGAGGGCGTGCGGGCCTGCGACCGGATCGTCAAGGTGCGGATGCGGCTGAGTTGA